A part of Melittangium boletus DSM 14713 genomic DNA contains:
- a CDS encoding DUF5953 family protein produces the protein MSTTQDYFNLVVYAPALVGHDGRPLAVVHGMERSVPGLRLGWTISEKEDLIALPARDEWVASDRTDGGFPFLCNDDDHHVVTLTGWESPAGPCDEPQFEVHARLPVNATVVAAAMGVLEVVAEGAHARWGHMTPFGAAGDIAEQTAPTLAGPPSPPRGLPALKLFQHIRAPEIPYYLGWLNYWSDAAARAIGFPDPARDADLLSRARRTATGGWVVQLTDAPLDLDNPAHLDALRRAYERFPEIGGRAPLR, from the coding sequence ATGTCGACCACCCAAGACTATTTCAACCTCGTCGTCTATGCACCGGCGCTCGTGGGCCACGATGGGCGCCCTCTCGCGGTCGTTCACGGTATGGAGCGCTCAGTTCCCGGCTTGCGGTTGGGGTGGACGATTTCTGAAAAAGAAGACCTCATTGCATTGCCTGCTCGCGATGAGTGGGTCGCGTCAGACAGGACAGACGGCGGGTTTCCGTTCCTCTGTAATGATGACGACCATCACGTCGTGACACTTACCGGGTGGGAAAGCCCGGCAGGCCCCTGCGACGAGCCGCAGTTCGAAGTCCATGCGAGGCTGCCAGTGAATGCCACGGTGGTCGCGGCAGCGATGGGTGTATTGGAGGTGGTGGCGGAAGGCGCACACGCCCGTTGGGGGCATATGACGCCCTTCGGTGCAGCGGGGGACATCGCCGAGCAGACGGCGCCCACGTTGGCCGGGCCACCTTCTCCACCCCGGGGGCTACCAGCGCTCAAACTCTTCCAGCACATCCGCGCGCCGGAGATTCCCTATTACCTGGGGTGGCTCAACTACTGGTCGGATGCTGCCGCACGGGCCATCGGCTTTCCGGACCCCGCCCGCGACGCGGATTTGCTCTCACGGGCGCGGCGCACCGCGACGGGCGGTTGGGTCGTGCAGCTCACCGATGCGCCGCTCGACCTGGACAATCCCGCCCACCTCGACGCACTCAGGCGAGCTTATGAGCGCTTCCCGGAGATTGGCGGGCGCGCACCACTCAGATGA
- the lanKC gene encoding class III lanthionine synthetase LanKC encodes MEGIERRARKDLYLFTLLHPERYEGLERYQTRLPGFGEYLAPLLPAGWRGAPQGIWYTVVPPKHRVPTAGFKLHLSAIPEHARPLLSAIVPVLVEEGVTFKVLVDDAMLDLNNSSIRSSGSCGKFVTLYPRDSQQFFRLLERLEPVTRDFVGPYILSDRPYRDSKVLFYRYGTFLPSGRINLHGERDASFLGQDGRLVEDPRLPYFSLPEGVSDPFPEAPGDEDESGALNGRYEPLSTLGTSSKGGVYLCRDLQTGREVVIKEARPHVNQGRHQPHDAVACLENERRVLRVLEGTGAAPRLLDSFQEWEHHFVVMERAPGLSLAQCMGRDLFGLTLEGSPSAERVRTYLAAFTRLARQLITHVRAIHAQGVVIRDLAPQNILFDADSGRVTLIDFESAYSEHAEVASPLIPLATPGFGLDLHPPPLHEKPTRQQDLRALGRVLGDLLHPVAPFFALAPERRQPLLEHFARERGIPEVFLRLVFAAEEPARFDALLDEAERTVPPPASRYHPRLDAAALRARIDGAAHSIEEQLRHEADPLDLPTDYRRCVTNRLGVAYGASGIAVALQRMRGAAPERLVTALVEEAARADHAHYPPGLFVGMAGIAWSLLELGQREEAERLLATAAESPLLGQGADLFYGDAGWGLTQLFFHHRLRDARALRQALDAAARIEAKLEKTPTGLRYVNQGDVYCGLAHGSAGIGYFLLRLYEATREPAWLERARALLDHDLARGQEHDSALRFPRSEREPIIYPYWAMGGAGLGALALRFHAVMGEPRYLQTARRIAQGLRGQYTVFPSHFYGMAGLGHFFVDLHQHTGEAEEREEALRFAERSLLFAIDRPSGWVSPGEGLLRVSTDYATGSAGIGVLLHRLLAGGGVPYLDF; translated from the coding sequence ATGGAAGGCATCGAGCGGAGGGCACGCAAGGATTTGTATCTCTTCACCCTGCTCCATCCAGAGCGTTACGAGGGATTGGAGCGCTACCAGACTCGGCTGCCGGGATTTGGAGAATACCTCGCCCCCCTGTTGCCAGCGGGCTGGCGGGGGGCGCCACAGGGCATCTGGTACACCGTGGTGCCTCCGAAACACCGCGTGCCCACCGCGGGCTTCAAACTCCACCTGTCCGCCATCCCCGAGCACGCCCGGCCCCTGCTGTCCGCCATCGTGCCCGTGCTCGTGGAGGAAGGCGTCACGTTCAAGGTCCTGGTCGATGACGCCATGCTCGATTTGAATAACTCAAGCATCCGTTCCAGCGGCTCCTGCGGGAAGTTCGTCACCCTCTATCCGCGCGACTCCCAGCAATTCTTCCGGCTGCTCGAACGCCTGGAGCCGGTGACGCGTGACTTCGTGGGTCCCTACATCCTCTCGGACCGGCCCTACCGCGACAGCAAGGTCCTCTTCTATCGCTATGGCACGTTCCTGCCATCCGGGAGGATCAACCTGCACGGCGAGCGGGATGCGTCCTTCCTGGGCCAGGATGGACGGCTCGTGGAGGATCCCCGACTGCCCTACTTCTCTCTTCCCGAAGGCGTGAGCGATCCCTTCCCCGAGGCGCCCGGCGACGAGGACGAGAGCGGAGCGTTGAACGGGCGCTACGAGCCCCTGTCTACCCTGGGCACCTCGAGCAAGGGCGGCGTCTATCTCTGCCGGGATCTCCAGACGGGGCGAGAGGTTGTCATCAAGGAGGCGCGGCCCCACGTCAACCAGGGACGGCATCAGCCCCATGACGCCGTGGCGTGCCTGGAGAACGAGCGCCGGGTCCTGCGCGTTCTGGAAGGCACGGGCGCAGCTCCACGGCTGCTCGACTCGTTCCAGGAATGGGAGCATCACTTCGTCGTGATGGAGCGGGCGCCCGGCCTGAGCCTCGCGCAGTGCATGGGCCGCGACCTCTTCGGTCTGACCCTGGAGGGAAGTCCCTCCGCCGAGCGGGTCCGAACGTACCTCGCGGCCTTCACACGCCTCGCCCGCCAGCTCATCACCCACGTGCGGGCCATCCACGCCCAGGGCGTGGTCATCCGGGACCTCGCCCCCCAGAACATCCTCTTCGATGCGGACAGCGGACGGGTGACCCTCATCGACTTCGAGTCCGCCTACAGCGAGCACGCGGAGGTCGCCAGCCCCCTCATCCCCCTGGCCACTCCCGGCTTCGGCCTGGATCTCCATCCCCCTCCGCTCCACGAGAAGCCCACGCGACAACAGGATCTGCGCGCCCTGGGCCGGGTCCTGGGCGATCTCCTCCATCCCGTGGCCCCATTCTTCGCGCTCGCGCCCGAGCGCCGCCAGCCCCTGCTGGAGCACTTCGCCCGGGAGCGGGGCATTCCCGAGGTCTTCCTCCGGCTCGTCTTCGCCGCCGAGGAGCCCGCCCGGTTCGACGCCCTGCTAGACGAGGCGGAGCGGACCGTCCCGCCCCCTGCCTCGCGCTACCACCCCCGGCTGGACGCGGCGGCCCTGCGCGCGCGCATCGACGGAGCGGCCCACTCCATCGAGGAGCAACTCCGCCACGAGGCGGATCCCCTCGACCTGCCCACGGACTACCGGCGCTGCGTGACCAACCGGCTGGGCGTGGCCTATGGGGCCTCGGGCATCGCCGTGGCGCTCCAGCGCATGCGAGGCGCGGCGCCCGAGCGGCTCGTGACGGCGCTCGTGGAGGAAGCGGCCCGGGCCGATCATGCGCACTACCCGCCCGGGCTCTTCGTGGGCATGGCGGGCATCGCCTGGAGTCTACTGGAGCTCGGTCAACGCGAGGAGGCCGAGCGGCTGCTGGCCACGGCCGCGGAGTCACCACTGCTCGGCCAAGGCGCGGACCTGTTCTATGGCGACGCGGGCTGGGGGCTCACCCAGCTCTTCTTCCATCACCGGCTGAGAGACGCCCGCGCCCTGCGTCAGGCCCTGGACGCCGCCGCGCGCATCGAGGCAAAGCTCGAGAAGACCCCCACGGGCCTCCGCTACGTCAACCAGGGCGACGTCTACTGTGGGCTCGCCCACGGGAGCGCGGGCATCGGCTACTTCCTGTTGCGACTGTACGAGGCCACGCGCGAGCCCGCCTGGCTGGAGCGGGCGCGGGCCTTGCTCGATCACGACCTGGCGCGGGGACAGGAGCACGACAGCGCGCTGCGCTTCCCTCGCTCGGAGCGAGAGCCGATCATCTACCCCTACTGGGCCATGGGCGGGGCGGGCCTGGGCGCGCTCGCGCTGCGCTTTCACGCGGTGATGGGTGAGCCACGCTACCTCCAGACCGCCCGGCGCATCGCCCAGGGACTGCGCGGCCAGTACACCGTCTTCCCCTCGCACTTCTATGGCATGGCGGGACTCGGCCACTTCTTCGTGGACCTGCACCAGCACACGGGCGAGGCCGAGGAGCGAGAGGAGGCGCTGCGCTTCGCCGAGCGCTCGCTGCTCTTCGCCATCGACCGGCCCTCGGGCTGGGTCTCCCCAGGCGAGGGGTTGCTGCGCGTGTCCACCGACTATGCCACGGGCTCGGCCGGCATCGGAGTGTTGCTGCACCGGCTGCTCGCGGGTGGAGGCGTGCCCTACCTCGACTTCTGA
- a CDS encoding IS66 family transposase, giving the protein MVPLGQVKDLETAKQMAALLEAENARLHQRLEALVQENARLKGEDAQARLQLELTQLQEQLARMQQRLFGASSEKRPSAQQVEPAARERPQRGHGPRAQPELPVQEVLLPLDKADKVCGLCGGALAEWRGQTEDSEEVSVVERHFVLKRYRRQKYRCPEGCAPVTAPAAPRLIPGGRYSVDFAVHVALQKYAFHLPLARQERMYRREGLVVDTQTLWDQLNALARHLQPSYEALLAWRPSASGHWLSARCRAAACAGECGRHAPDGRHDGEPAVLHLQG; this is encoded by the coding sequence ATGGTTCCCCTCGGGCAGGTGAAGGACCTGGAGACGGCGAAGCAGATGGCGGCGCTGCTCGAGGCGGAGAACGCGCGGCTGCACCAGCGTCTGGAGGCGCTGGTGCAAGAGAATGCGCGGCTCAAGGGGGAGGACGCCCAGGCGCGGCTGCAACTGGAACTCACCCAGCTCCAGGAGCAGCTGGCGCGCATGCAGCAGCGCCTCTTCGGAGCCTCCAGCGAGAAGCGCCCGAGCGCGCAGCAGGTGGAGCCCGCCGCGCGCGAGCGGCCCCAGCGGGGACATGGGCCGCGAGCCCAGCCGGAGCTGCCCGTGCAAGAGGTGCTGCTGCCGCTGGACAAGGCGGACAAGGTATGCGGCCTGTGCGGCGGCGCCCTCGCGGAGTGGCGAGGGCAGACGGAGGACAGTGAGGAGGTGAGCGTGGTGGAGCGCCACTTCGTCCTCAAGCGCTACCGGCGACAGAAGTACCGCTGCCCGGAGGGGTGCGCGCCCGTCACGGCTCCGGCCGCGCCGCGCCTCATTCCGGGCGGCCGCTATTCGGTGGACTTCGCCGTGCACGTGGCCTTGCAGAAGTATGCCTTTCACCTGCCGCTGGCGCGCCAGGAGCGCATGTACCGGCGCGAGGGCCTGGTGGTGGACACCCAGACGCTGTGGGACCAACTCAATGCCCTGGCCCGCCACCTCCAGCCCAGCTACGAGGCACTACTCGCGTGGCGGCCATCCGCGAGTGGGCACTGGCTCAGCGCGCGCTGCCGGGCAGCGGCCTGCGCAGGCGAGTGCGGACGACATGCCCCGGATGGTCGTCACGACGGAGAACCAGCTGTTCTGCACCTACAGGGCTGA
- a CDS encoding DUF4150 domain-containing protein: MPVNTGVNKMSVVTKDSGGITAAFPDVCKTPSPAGPVPIPYPNVAQSSDTAKGTKKVSVAGNPVCVKDSNFSTSTGDEAGTAGGGVASSKTKGKAEFVNFSFDVKFEGKNVARAFDLMLHNDKNTPPFPLIQGPVIAMNKGDDEPKCAVCDKDL; the protein is encoded by the coding sequence ATGCCCGTCAACACTGGTGTTAACAAGATGTCCGTGGTGACCAAGGACAGCGGAGGCATCACCGCCGCGTTCCCGGACGTGTGCAAGACGCCTAGCCCGGCCGGGCCCGTGCCCATCCCCTACCCCAACGTGGCGCAGTCCTCGGACACCGCGAAGGGCACCAAGAAGGTGTCCGTGGCGGGTAACCCGGTGTGCGTGAAGGACTCGAACTTCAGTACCAGCACGGGTGATGAGGCGGGCACTGCCGGGGGCGGCGTGGCCTCCAGCAAGACCAAGGGCAAGGCCGAGTTCGTCAACTTCTCCTTCGACGTGAAGTTCGAGGGTAAGAACGTGGCGCGCGCCTTCGACTTGATGCTTCACAACGACAAGAACACGCCACCGTTCCCTCTCATTCAGGGGCCTGTCATCGCCATGAACAAGGGCGACGATGAGCCCAAGTGCGCCGTGTGCGACAAGGATCTCTAG
- a CDS encoding TIGR02270 family protein has translation MHIRADIILNWSNYEEHLDEAAFFWGQWERAFAAPDEVLHDVAESEERLLARLDALVLGGEYVAERLLKPALASDEPERLSAAVFALLSGGWRWGPDAVLGILGEASPAMVNSIRRALELLDPRALPAWPQSLLAEGTLPLRALALEVLGAHAITPSIPLKEFVLNGEPSVAAAALRAAARLQVRLDWHVLQRALSSPEPAVRDAALVAGLLSGHRETWTVCRLLVSARGPDLGLPLLLLSLGAGPGGASLLRSLLDEPRCRPDVLWALGFSGYVSAAETCLEHLDTEAGHLAAEAFSAITGLVLAGRFVAEAPDAFTEDEELNEEPSGPGQHPAPGNGMPLPNVNAIHAWWTDARKQFDPAVRYLRGSPWTPASLLQGLWTEPMRRRHALALEVTLRSQGIFQLRTRTFARHQLAAMEAIRAAPPALLSRPLAERPIS, from the coding sequence ATGCACATCCGGGCCGATATCATTCTGAACTGGAGCAACTACGAGGAGCACCTCGACGAGGCGGCCTTCTTTTGGGGGCAGTGGGAACGGGCCTTCGCCGCACCCGACGAGGTGCTGCACGATGTCGCGGAAAGCGAGGAGCGGCTGCTCGCAAGGCTGGATGCGCTCGTTCTCGGGGGCGAGTACGTCGCTGAGCGGCTCCTGAAGCCGGCACTTGCCTCCGACGAGCCCGAGCGCCTCTCCGCCGCTGTTTTCGCTCTCCTCAGCGGTGGTTGGCGCTGGGGGCCTGACGCGGTGCTTGGCATCCTCGGGGAAGCAAGCCCCGCCATGGTCAACTCCATCCGGCGCGCTCTGGAATTGCTTGACCCTCGTGCGCTCCCGGCTTGGCCACAGTCCCTCCTCGCCGAGGGCACGTTGCCACTGAGGGCCTTGGCCTTGGAAGTGCTCGGCGCGCATGCCATCACCCCCAGCATCCCGCTGAAAGAATTCGTCTTGAATGGGGAGCCTTCGGTGGCCGCTGCGGCCCTACGCGCAGCAGCGCGTCTCCAGGTTCGGCTAGACTGGCATGTGCTGCAGCGCGCCCTGTCCTCTCCCGAGCCCGCCGTGCGCGATGCCGCCCTGGTTGCCGGGCTTCTCTCCGGTCATCGCGAAACCTGGACAGTCTGTCGGCTGCTTGTGTCGGCACGCGGGCCTGACCTCGGCCTGCCGCTGTTGCTGTTATCGCTGGGTGCAGGCCCTGGCGGCGCCTCATTGCTCCGGAGCCTGCTCGACGAGCCCAGGTGCCGCCCCGATGTGCTGTGGGCGTTGGGATTCAGCGGGTACGTGTCGGCTGCCGAGACATGTTTGGAACACCTGGATACCGAGGCGGGTCACCTGGCGGCGGAGGCATTCTCCGCCATCACCGGGCTCGTGCTCGCCGGACGCTTCGTCGCCGAGGCTCCAGACGCTTTCACCGAAGATGAAGAATTGAATGAAGAGCCTTCGGGTCCAGGCCAGCACCCCGCCCCGGGTAATGGCATGCCCTTGCCCAACGTCAATGCCATCCATGCGTGGTGGACGGATGCGCGGAAGCAGTTCGACCCGGCGGTGCGGTACCTGCGCGGCAGTCCATGGACCCCTGCGTCCCTGCTGCAAGGGCTCTGGACGGAGCCGATGCGGCGGAGGCATGCCCTGGCGCTGGAGGTGACCCTCCGCAGCCAGGGAATCTTCCAACTGCGCACCCGGACCTTCGCCCGCCACCAGCTCGCAGCAATGGAGGCGATACGTGCTGCCCCGCCTGCGCTGCTCTCCCGACCACTCGCGGAGCGGCCCATCTCATGA
- a CDS encoding immunity 49 family protein: protein MDLETIQDNAWFALSSTLEAIAVKAEPEQSGTAYGVAAFMYHRLALCAMLAEARADCFQVLLCKSALVHAHLLRLAAGGRVFHPLTTCASRNFSFVDAVAAGQLDLAVELARLTPDRHEPRCEYEDDFLLHRFMQKSLLRLHAGEDHDFQSLLDRWEQVVEGEYAPYLHVCRAILHRDANDFQKTLIEVIAERARLFRQKELYEEDARRTDGALFMNGLTLLRLAELSGMPTQREYPNIPRLARLPSGRLPLSPNSWMSLDEGMPA, encoded by the coding sequence ATGGACTTGGAGACGATTCAGGACAACGCTTGGTTTGCCCTTAGCAGTACCTTGGAGGCCATCGCGGTGAAGGCCGAGCCCGAGCAATCAGGCACCGCGTACGGTGTGGCCGCCTTCATGTATCACCGGCTCGCGCTGTGTGCGATGCTCGCTGAAGCCCGGGCGGATTGCTTCCAGGTGCTCCTCTGCAAGTCCGCGCTCGTGCACGCCCACCTGCTGCGCCTTGCTGCGGGCGGCAGAGTCTTCCACCCCCTCACCACCTGCGCGAGCAGGAACTTCTCCTTCGTCGATGCGGTGGCCGCCGGCCAGTTGGACCTCGCGGTGGAACTGGCGCGGCTGACCCCGGACCGGCACGAGCCACGGTGCGAATACGAGGACGACTTCCTCTTGCACCGCTTTATGCAGAAGAGCCTGTTGCGCCTTCACGCAGGCGAAGACCATGACTTCCAGTCGCTCCTGGATCGCTGGGAGCAGGTAGTCGAGGGCGAGTATGCTCCTTACCTCCATGTATGTCGGGCGATCTTGCACAGAGACGCAAATGACTTTCAGAAGACCTTGATCGAAGTCATTGCGGAGCGTGCCCGTCTGTTCCGCCAGAAGGAACTTTACGAGGAGGACGCGCGCCGCACGGATGGCGCCCTGTTCATGAATGGGCTGACTCTACTGCGCCTGGCGGAGCTGAGCGGGATGCCCACGCAGCGAGAGTACCCCAACATCCCCCGCTTGGCACGACTGCCTTCTGGCCGGCTGCCGCTGTCACCCAATTCCTGGATGAGCTTGGACGAAGGGATGCCCGCGTAA
- the tnpB gene encoding IS66 family insertion sequence element accessory protein TnpB (TnpB, as the term is used for proteins encoded by IS66 family insertion elements, is considered an accessory protein, since TnpC, encoded by a neighboring gene, is a DDE family transposase.) translates to MLKGDVFLFVGRCRQRAKVLYFDGTGLVLLTKRLFKGRFARPWAQAGAVSVELTVAELSLFLEGCELAGRWKLSPPAFEEKELAVEAAV, encoded by the coding sequence TTGCTCAAGGGCGACGTCTTCCTCTTCGTGGGACGGTGTCGCCAGCGGGCCAAGGTGCTCTACTTCGACGGCACGGGGCTGGTGCTGCTCACCAAGCGCCTCTTCAAGGGACGCTTCGCGCGGCCGTGGGCCCAGGCCGGAGCGGTGAGCGTGGAACTGACAGTGGCCGAGCTGTCCCTGTTTCTGGAGGGGTGCGAGTTGGCGGGGAGGTGGAAACTGTCGCCGCCAGCCTTCGAGGAGAAAGAACTTGCGGTGGAGGCGGCCGTGTAG
- a CDS encoding DUF6310 domain-containing protein, giving the protein MGAVVVAGVVVVGFAIKEALDAYELKWADPEDARPVAETRPVPETKPVPQEPSPKKRPKPEPRGPEFPPVGPTETSERDRHPECMPVPVPHRGGNNEHNKCADRIPYNSFSGWDVLVNGKQFDALQLATRTLWDVKTDDFEKQPPRSQDFIVKVKLPELRRERALAEACGYDFVIGVRSRAHKQALFRADPTLKVVIMDWC; this is encoded by the coding sequence GTGGGAGCGGTGGTTGTGGCGGGTGTTGTAGTGGTGGGCTTCGCCATCAAAGAGGCCTTGGATGCGTATGAGCTGAAATGGGCCGATCCCGAGGACGCAAGGCCCGTGGCTGAAACGCGCCCCGTGCCCGAAACAAAGCCCGTTCCGCAAGAACCCTCGCCAAAGAAAAGGCCCAAGCCGGAGCCAAGAGGGCCGGAGTTCCCTCCCGTGGGGCCAACCGAAACCTCGGAGCGAGACCGCCACCCGGAGTGCATGCCCGTTCCAGTGCCACACCGAGGCGGAAATAACGAACACAACAAGTGCGCCGACAGAATTCCGTACAACAGCTTCTCCGGTTGGGACGTGCTCGTTAATGGCAAGCAATTCGATGCGCTGCAACTTGCCACGCGCACGTTGTGGGACGTCAAGACGGATGATTTTGAAAAACAACCGCCTCGGTCACAAGACTTCATTGTAAAGGTTAAATTGCCGGAGTTAAGGCGAGAGAGAGCGTTAGCAGAAGCATGTGGATATGATTTTGTCATCGGAGTTCGCAGTCGGGCACACAAACAAGCGTTGTTCCGAGCGGACCCCACCCTCAAGGTCGTTATCATGGATTGGTGTTGA
- a CDS encoding imm11 family protein: MTAATYDYFILVQDINDESCLIDELPRPLKKTSWPVSEGVRMADRYPMGVRLDMAKRHRGLVVPDVIPNTILQYMVTGRLKTLLEKEAGVEIEFLPFMLYNHKGRVAAQDCFIANVIGTQDCADMTRTRGEKSIVSPGQFEALFLLYLTPDKIPADAKLFRPSVMPRLLIIRDDLRATLERSEITGIRYIAMGEKCRVVG; this comes from the coding sequence ATGACTGCCGCCACATACGACTACTTCATCCTTGTTCAGGACATCAATGACGAAAGCTGCCTCATTGATGAGCTACCCAGGCCTTTGAAAAAGACTTCCTGGCCAGTAAGCGAGGGGGTCCGAATGGCAGACAGGTATCCAATGGGCGTCAGGCTGGATATGGCAAAGCGCCACCGCGGGCTGGTCGTCCCGGACGTCATTCCCAACACCATCTTGCAGTACATGGTCACTGGCAGACTCAAGACACTGCTCGAAAAAGAGGCCGGGGTGGAGATCGAGTTCCTCCCCTTCATGCTCTATAATCACAAGGGCCGTGTCGCAGCCCAAGATTGCTTCATCGCCAATGTCATCGGCACCCAGGACTGCGCCGACATGACAAGGACCCGGGGGGAGAAATCAATCGTCTCGCCCGGCCAGTTCGAAGCCCTTTTCCTGCTCTACCTGACCCCGGACAAGATTCCAGCTGATGCCAAGCTCTTCCGCCCGAGTGTAATGCCACGCCTCCTCATAATTCGCGACGACTTGCGTGCCACCTTGGAGCGGAGCGAAATCACCGGCATTCGGTACATCGCCATGGGCGAGAAGTGCCGCGTCGTCGGCTAG
- a CDS encoding DUF6484 domain-containing protein: MNKPELDTKPIEGMREPILGSRSGWLSGIDGTGRPLVDFEGNTAGPVIAQLAAALDTPTLRNAAACHQKVVLLFENGDPRRPFLMGLIQEPSPTPLLDELLESQGPKARRPLESWVDGQRVIIEGQEEVVIRCGAASITLRRNGKVVIKGTTLETSATGTHRIKGGSVEIN; encoded by the coding sequence GTGAACAAGCCAGAACTGGACACCAAACCAATAGAGGGGATGCGCGAGCCCATCCTGGGGAGTCGATCCGGTTGGCTATCCGGCATCGATGGGACTGGGAGACCCCTGGTCGACTTCGAGGGTAATACCGCCGGGCCGGTGATCGCGCAGCTCGCGGCGGCGCTGGATACACCAACCCTTCGGAATGCAGCTGCTTGTCATCAGAAAGTGGTCCTCCTTTTCGAGAACGGTGATCCCCGTCGCCCCTTCCTGATGGGGCTCATCCAGGAACCGAGTCCGACACCCCTGCTCGATGAGTTGCTCGAGAGTCAGGGCCCGAAGGCACGCAGACCGCTGGAATCGTGGGTCGACGGCCAGCGGGTAATCATCGAAGGCCAGGAGGAGGTTGTCATCCGATGTGGTGCGGCAAGCATCACCCTCCGGCGCAACGGCAAAGTCGTCATCAAGGGAACCACCCTGGAAACGAGTGCTACCGGCACCCACCGCATCAAGGGTGGCTCGGTCGAGATCAATTAG
- a CDS encoding AHH domain-containing protein: protein MSTKRPDPLREAFAQYKEKADNARRVKEEAKQARQLANKTLDSEKLEKAAENAEGKAATAEKNRHMAKLKTKDTHQPGEENGCVTRCVWAKSRPDDYRRKCLFDGHNHKENAIEYHVANERHWYNLRFHKHGPPRQRLEAALGFKYKPKPTDTKQDRKAGKKLEVGMRMAGRKNKNNPLVTPGAWDMGMSGNNFWSGRKQPWAHEAHHIIPTDVLYRVFEEDMSLLQQLKYNINKGLNIIILPTKPLLGWVFLLPAHVNQHHGYSAEVKQRVESVRKAAGKQQEKKEGHPDMSEAQNKPWKSQFENHSKRLRKILRKEGLREGLSGKYKYLALDDVFKSSRNGPASALG from the coding sequence ATGAGCACGAAGAGACCGGATCCGCTGCGAGAGGCTTTCGCGCAATATAAGGAGAAAGCGGACAACGCCCGTCGGGTCAAGGAGGAGGCGAAGCAAGCTCGGCAACTGGCCAACAAGACGCTGGACTCCGAGAAGCTCGAGAAAGCTGCCGAGAATGCAGAGGGAAAGGCGGCCACGGCCGAAAAGAATCGCCACATGGCCAAGCTGAAAACGAAAGACACCCACCAGCCGGGCGAGGAGAATGGGTGTGTCACCCGCTGCGTCTGGGCGAAGAGTAGGCCCGACGACTACAGACGCAAATGCCTCTTCGACGGTCACAACCATAAGGAGAACGCCATCGAGTACCATGTGGCCAACGAGCGGCACTGGTACAACCTGCGTTTCCACAAGCATGGCCCCCCACGGCAGAGGCTTGAGGCCGCACTCGGATTCAAATACAAGCCTAAGCCCACGGATACAAAACAGGACAGGAAAGCGGGCAAAAAGCTGGAAGTCGGGATGCGCATGGCTGGACGAAAGAACAAGAACAACCCCCTGGTGACTCCCGGAGCATGGGACATGGGCATGTCTGGCAACAATTTTTGGTCAGGCAGAAAGCAGCCCTGGGCGCATGAGGCCCACCACATCATCCCAACCGACGTCCTCTACCGAGTTTTCGAAGAGGACATGAGCCTGCTGCAGCAGCTCAAGTACAACATCAACAAGGGCCTCAACATTATCATCTTGCCCACCAAACCTCTGCTCGGATGGGTCTTCCTGCTGCCTGCCCATGTCAACCAGCACCACGGCTACAGTGCCGAGGTTAAACAGCGCGTCGAATCCGTACGTAAAGCTGCGGGCAAGCAGCAGGAGAAGAAGGAAGGGCATCCCGATATGTCCGAAGCCCAGAACAAACCCTGGAAGTCCCAGTTCGAGAACCACTCCAAGCGACTCCGGAAGATACTACGGAAGGAGGGTCTTCGTGAGGGTTTGTCTGGCAAATACAAGTACCTCGCGCTGGATGATGTCTTTAAATCCTCAAGAAACGGGCCTGCCTCCGCCCTAGGCTGA